CGTGCAGACATAACAAATCGGCCATTTGCTGTTCCGCAACTGACCGCTTAGTTTGTTCCGCTTCACGATGATCAGATATAGACATATTCGATACTGCCGGAAAATTGGTTGCTAAGTATAAAAATTCAGTAATGAATTAGACCCGTCAGCCATAAAAAGAATTGATGTTACCAGTTATAATACCCGGGCGTTAATTATTAAAATTGAGCGGATTAAATTTTTTTCTCGAGGAAAACATGCGTACTATGAAAACACTGTTTCATTTAAGTTTCATCCTGCTAACCTTTGTGATGTTGCCACAAGCTGGCTTTGCTTATCAAGAAATGGCCGCCGCCGATGGACCGGCGTTGCAGAAAATTGACACCAAAGTCGGTAGCGGTGAAGAAGCAGAGATCGGAAAAACCGTTAATGTGCATTACACCGGTTGGCTCTATGATGAAAATGCGCCGGACAAAAAAGGCAGAAAGTTTGACAGCTCTTATGATCGTAAAGAATATTTCTCTTTCATGCTCGGCGCAGGGCGTGTGATCAAAGGCTGGGATCAGGGTGTCCA
The nucleotide sequence above comes from Gammaproteobacteria bacterium. Encoded proteins:
- a CDS encoding FKBP-type peptidyl-prolyl cis-trans isomerase, with amino-acid sequence MRTMKTLFHLSFILLTFVMLPQAGFAYQEMAAADGPALQKIDTKVGSGEEAEIGKTVNVHYTGWLYDENAPDKKGRKFDSSYDRKEYFSFMLGAGRVIKGWDQGVQGMKVGGQRTLIIPPSMAYGSRGAGNIIPPDATLIFEVELINLKAGAYH